One segment of Radiobacillus kanasensis DNA contains the following:
- a CDS encoding BglG family transcription antiterminator, with product MQLDARSTNLLNSLVGNPRIRSKDLEKRYSLTRRQLSYSFGKMNEWLIYKNLPTIERTRQGLFIVDPVLSKMFLNKERNDLVESDILTENERVYLIILKLLSSKEELSLIHFTSELKVSKNTILSDMKVAQEYVEDYQLAIRYSRREGYLIEGNEFILRKLLINACNKVLDLNNGKKKICELTEITEEEISELKVRLENVECKLNLKFTDEKMETMPYIISLIFRRIKQGNKMNPFNIHYNELSNTKEYKATEELLYDFRNIPLEERLFITLHLLTTSVHWSEFLTEDSIPDLKDALDKMVSLFERTACVSLQDKEQLLNKLLLHVKPAYYRIKYKLTEFIDVQETVSKEFKELHHLVRKSTRPLAELIGEEIPESETTYLTMLIGGWMTMHGESIQQKIKAIVVCPKGVSVSRLMFSALKEIFPEFIFLDSLSIREFHEYSLDYDIVFSPILLETDKKVFVANPFLEKEEKSRLRRQVMLELHGFVSPDLNVEELINIIEKYATIDNKKSLTSEIHGYLGHDLELEEKEKLEIPNPSLFDLITEDHILLEHSVSSWEEAIRIGASPIVQTKSITPGYVDAMVKHCKEDPYIIIGQNLAIPHASPEDGVNKVSMSLLRLEQGVEFASDYSINIVIVISATDKHKHLRALMQLMKLASSKKDMKGITQSNSEKEIREIIRKYADE from the coding sequence GTGCAACTGGATGCACGAAGTACAAATCTCCTAAACTCACTCGTTGGGAATCCTAGGATTAGGAGTAAAGATTTAGAAAAGAGGTACTCCTTAACTCGTCGACAATTAAGTTATAGTTTCGGCAAAATGAATGAATGGCTCATTTATAAGAACCTTCCTACAATCGAAAGAACACGACAAGGCTTGTTTATCGTTGATCCAGTACTTTCAAAAATGTTTTTGAACAAAGAACGAAATGATTTAGTGGAATCGGATATTTTAACAGAAAACGAAAGAGTTTACTTAATTATCCTGAAGTTACTAAGTAGCAAGGAAGAGCTTTCACTCATCCATTTCACATCAGAGTTAAAAGTAAGTAAAAATACTATTTTAAGTGATATGAAGGTAGCACAAGAATATGTGGAGGATTATCAGCTAGCAATTAGGTATTCAAGACGGGAAGGCTACTTAATTGAAGGAAATGAGTTTATTTTAAGAAAGCTGTTAATCAATGCGTGTAACAAAGTATTGGATCTCAACAACGGTAAAAAGAAAATTTGTGAGTTGACAGAAATAACAGAAGAGGAAATTTCGGAATTGAAAGTAAGGTTAGAAAATGTGGAATGCAAATTGAATTTAAAGTTTACCGATGAAAAAATGGAAACCATGCCTTATATCATCTCTCTTATTTTTCGAAGGATTAAACAAGGTAACAAAATGAACCCATTCAATATCCACTATAATGAGCTATCTAATACAAAAGAGTATAAAGCCACAGAAGAATTACTATATGATTTTAGAAATATTCCATTAGAGGAACGTTTATTTATCACTTTGCACCTTTTAACAACTAGTGTTCATTGGTCAGAGTTTCTAACTGAGGATAGCATACCAGATTTGAAGGACGCGTTAGATAAAATGGTGTCTTTATTTGAGAGGACAGCGTGTGTTTCTCTACAGGATAAAGAGCAATTACTAAATAAGTTGTTGTTGCATGTAAAGCCTGCTTACTACCGAATTAAGTATAAACTTACCGAGTTTATAGATGTGCAGGAAACGGTTAGTAAAGAATTCAAGGAATTACATCATCTTGTTAGAAAATCAACGCGTCCATTAGCCGAATTGATTGGAGAAGAAATACCAGAAAGTGAAACTACTTATTTAACAATGTTAATAGGTGGTTGGATGACCATGCATGGAGAGAGCATTCAACAAAAGATAAAAGCGATAGTCGTTTGCCCAAAAGGTGTATCTGTTTCGAGGCTAATGTTCAGCGCATTAAAGGAGATCTTCCCCGAATTTATATTTTTGGACTCTTTGTCGATTCGAGAATTTCATGAGTATAGCCTTGACTACGATATTGTATTTTCACCAATCTTATTGGAAACAGACAAAAAAGTATTTGTGGCAAATCCTTTCCTTGAAAAAGAAGAGAAATCAAGGTTGAGAAGACAGGTGATGTTGGAGTTACATGGATTTGTGTCACCGGATTTAAATGTTGAGGAGTTAATCAACATTATAGAAAAATACGCCACTATTGATAATAAAAAGTCGCTAACAAGTGAAATTCATGGTTATTTGGGCCATGACCTTGAATTAGAGGAAAAAGAGAAATTAGAAATTCCTAATCCCAGTTTATTTGATTTAATAACGGAAGATCATATTCTTTTGGAGCATTCTGTATCGAGTTGGGAAGAAGCAATACGCATAGGTGCATCCCCGATTGTCCAAACGAAGAGTATAACCCCGGGGTATGTGGATGCAATGGTTAAGCATTGTAAAGAGGACCCATATATCATAATAGGTCAAAATTTGGCCATACCACATGCTTCTCCAGAAGATGGAGTAAATAAGGTTTCTATGAGTTTACTTCGTCTAGAACAAGGTGTTGAATTTGCTAGTGATTACTCTATTAATATAGTGATTGTAATCTCTGCTACAGATAAACATAAACACTTAAGAGCACTCATGCAATTAATGAAGCTTGCATCTAGTAAAAAAGATATGAAAGGGATTACTCAATCAAATTCAGAAAAAGAGATTCGAGAAATAATTAGAAAGTATGCAGATGAATAA
- a CDS encoding galactitol-specific PTS transporter subunit IIC translates to MQGFVDVVRGFLDLGATVILPVAIFLLGLIFGQKPGKAFRSGLTIGVAFVGIFLVVDLLVNNLGPAAQGMVDRLGVELTVIDVGWPATSSIAWASIVAAFIIPLGLIVNVIMLLTKTTKTMNVDIWNYWHYTFMAAMIYAISDSIIQGLIGAVIFQIVCLKVADWTAPMVNDFYEMPGVSVATGSTISYAPGIFLVKGLQKIPGVKNWNADPDTIQKRFGIFGESIFIGLALGAIIGILAGYGVGDVIEIGMAMAAVMVLMPRMVKILMEGLMPVSESARQWLNKRFGDREIHIGLDAAVLLGHPSVISTALILVPITVLLAVILPGNALLPFGDLATIPFIVAFIVGAAKGNIVHSVIVGTVMIAISLYIATDVAPLFTEMANNADFDMPEGSATISSIDQGGNIVNYIIYKIFDLFN, encoded by the coding sequence ATGCAAGGTTTTGTAGACGTTGTCCGAGGGTTCTTGGATTTAGGTGCGACAGTTATCCTTCCTGTAGCCATTTTTCTTTTAGGATTAATATTTGGTCAAAAGCCAGGTAAAGCCTTTCGTTCAGGTTTAACGATTGGTGTAGCCTTTGTCGGTATCTTTTTAGTGGTGGACCTACTTGTAAATAATTTAGGGCCGGCAGCTCAAGGTATGGTAGATAGATTGGGAGTGGAGTTAACGGTCATTGACGTAGGTTGGCCAGCAACATCATCTATTGCATGGGCTTCAATTGTAGCTGCGTTTATCATTCCATTAGGTTTAATAGTAAATGTTATTATGCTTTTAACAAAGACAACGAAAACAATGAATGTAGATATATGGAATTATTGGCATTATACCTTTATGGCGGCTATGATCTATGCAATTTCTGACAGTATTATTCAAGGTTTAATTGGGGCAGTTATCTTCCAAATTGTTTGTCTTAAAGTTGCGGATTGGACAGCACCGATGGTTAATGATTTCTATGAAATGCCAGGTGTTTCTGTAGCAACAGGTAGCACTATTTCTTATGCACCCGGCATCTTTTTAGTGAAAGGACTTCAAAAAATCCCTGGAGTGAAAAACTGGAATGCAGATCCAGATACTATCCAGAAACGATTTGGTATTTTCGGTGAATCCATTTTCATAGGATTAGCGCTTGGTGCGATTATCGGTATCTTAGCTGGATATGGTGTTGGGGATGTCATTGAAATTGGTATGGCAATGGCTGCTGTAATGGTGTTAATGCCACGTATGGTTAAGATTTTAATGGAAGGTCTAATGCCTGTTTCAGAGTCTGCACGCCAATGGTTAAATAAACGCTTTGGAGACAGAGAAATTCATATCGGTCTAGATGCAGCGGTATTACTAGGGCACCCATCTGTTATATCAACAGCATTAATTCTTGTGCCTATCACCGTGTTACTAGCCGTTATTCTACCTGGAAATGCCTTACTGCCTTTTGGTGACTTAGCAACAATTCCGTTCATTGTTGCCTTTATTGTCGGTGCAGCTAAGGGTAATATCGTTCACTCTGTCATTGTAGGTACGGTCATGATTGCTATCTCCTTATACATTGCAACAGATGTAGCGCCACTATTTACGGAGATGGCTAATAATGCTGATTTTGACATGCCAGAAGGATCAGCTACTATCTCAAGTATTGACCAAGGTGGGAATATCGTAAACTATATAATTTACAAAATATTCGATCTATTTAACTAA
- a CDS encoding DUF2628 domain-containing protein produces the protein MNTEENKLGITKEEYDLFISDNVDYYMGDGRFIFVAMFLGFAWFLWRKMYVYALLIIIGSLSLRIILTFIIESDSTYIILNPILTVTISLIYGFYGKSLYLNFTKQKIMKIKMENEDPEKQKQLIEKSGGINPAAAIIATILFFLFPYVI, from the coding sequence ATGAACACAGAAGAAAATAAGCTTGGAATCACTAAAGAAGAGTATGATTTATTCATTAGTGATAATGTAGATTATTATATGGGAGACGGCAGATTTATCTTTGTAGCAATGTTCCTAGGGTTTGCATGGTTTTTATGGAGAAAAATGTATGTATATGCACTTTTAATCATTATAGGGTCGTTATCATTAAGAATCATTTTAACATTTATAATAGAGAGTGATAGTACTTATATTATCTTGAACCCTATACTTACAGTAACAATCTCACTCATTTATGGTTTTTATGGTAAGTCTTTATACTTGAATTTTACTAAACAAAAGATCATGAAAATTAAAATGGAAAATGAGGACCCGGAAAAGCAAAAACAGCTGATTGAAAAATCGGGTGGAATTAATCCTGCCGCAGCAATAATTGCTACTATCCTTTTCTTTTTATTTCCCTATGTTATTTAA
- a CDS encoding PadR family transcriptional regulator — protein sequence MKHKLLPLSETMHYILLALREPLHGYAIMQKIEQMSKGTVILAAGTLYGAIENLSKHKWIEPVSVQSGRRKVYKITDEGLAILKSEQQRLLHIISLYETGEMDEKM from the coding sequence ATGAAACATAAACTGTTACCGTTGTCAGAAACCATGCACTATATTTTATTAGCTTTACGCGAACCTCTTCATGGGTATGCCATTATGCAGAAAATCGAACAAATGAGTAAGGGAACTGTTATCTTAGCTGCTGGAACCTTGTATGGTGCCATCGAAAATCTTAGCAAGCATAAATGGATTGAACCTGTATCTGTTCAATCAGGCAGACGTAAAGTGTATAAAATTACAGATGAAGGACTGGCAATTTTGAAGTCCGAACAACAAAGACTGCTCCATATTATATCCTTATATGAAACGGGTGAGATGGATGAAAAAATGTAA
- a CDS encoding DUF2812 domain-containing protein, with protein sequence MKKCKLFFNIVEEEQWLNEQLRKGYLCTNINGLGIYTFKKVNESFIIRLDYQQYLSEDKFQDYKTMYEDFGWTHVKGSRFGSIQYWQKAAGDQNEIFSDRPSHINYYKRLMHYSLSLAITFLLISYILYKDSSLYETQGLWDMEGALFWKAFLFETPFVMIKLIPLFMFMLSGFNYYKAYLQYKILKEI encoded by the coding sequence ATGAAAAAATGTAAATTGTTCTTTAATATTGTAGAAGAAGAGCAATGGTTAAATGAGCAATTAAGAAAAGGATATCTCTGTACAAACATTAATGGTTTGGGGATATACACATTTAAAAAAGTAAACGAATCCTTTATTATACGGCTGGATTATCAACAATATTTATCAGAAGATAAGTTTCAAGATTACAAAACGATGTATGAGGATTTTGGCTGGACACATGTGAAAGGGTCGCGGTTTGGAAGTATTCAATATTGGCAAAAAGCAGCTGGTGATCAAAATGAGATTTTCTCTGATCGTCCATCACATATAAATTATTATAAACGTTTAATGCATTATTCCCTCTCTCTAGCCATTACTTTTTTGTTAATTAGCTATATATTATATAAGGATTCGAGTTTATATGAAACTCAAGGACTTTGGGATATGGAAGGGGCTCTATTTTGGAAAGCCTTCTTATTTGAAACGCCGTTTGTGATGATCAAATTAATTCCCTTGTTTATGTTTATGTTATCTGGATTCAACTACTATAAAGCTTACCTCCAATATAAAATACTAAAAGAAATTTAA
- a CDS encoding SMI1/KNR4 family protein has protein sequence MEKIKQLLTQINTLPHCRIFEPSGLPIIDEEKHILLNDLKEFYSLCGGLVLFENEEYPIYLVSPDKFVLANPIIVGELYEEDISSNWYIIGNDGTDEYLTIDLNENRLGRCYDSFFDRHGLVGESKVIATSFTDLLERLIKNKGQYWYWLRSDFISLGDAYDDIE, from the coding sequence ATGGAAAAGATAAAGCAGTTGCTCACACAAATAAACACTTTACCACATTGTCGTATCTTTGAGCCTTCTGGATTACCCATTATTGATGAAGAAAAGCATATTTTACTTAATGATTTAAAAGAGTTTTATAGTCTTTGTGGGGGATTAGTTCTATTTGAAAATGAGGAATATCCAATTTATCTTGTGTCTCCTGATAAATTTGTATTGGCAAATCCAATAATTGTAGGAGAATTATATGAAGAAGATATTTCATCTAACTGGTATATTATTGGTAATGATGGAACGGATGAATACTTAACGATTGACCTCAATGAAAATAGACTAGGTAGATGCTACGATAGTTTTTTTGACCGACATGGGCTTGTAGGTGAGTCCAAGGTTATAGCTACTTCGTTTACCGATTTACTTGAACGACTTATAAAAAATAAAGGGCAATATTGGTATTGGCTAAGAAGTGATTTTATCTCCCTAGGTGATGCATATGATGATATTGAATAG
- a CDS encoding tetratricopeptide repeat protein yields MEDHTNQENNSITLEVQLIPKDYFRFNLIRIWTKMKWLILISIFTFIIGINYFIGEAPQVFLFFLPSLFLISIIINTYVGSRKNANQYGHLRTYTISDEGISFYSESLEESYKWSAIEALKYKEYFILYIASNNALIIPFRSFQSWDSLYQVKRYLPIRNKNRIWKQVISPVLYFVTALIGILGTSFFSSYHLAEQNEKAYNLNENGEYEKAMKILEEILEKDPENDVALNNKGWALNELNRNNEAVTVLKKSIAIEPNDAYEYANLGNAYYGLGNYNEAINAYETAIDFGITEETASAYYGLAVSYFDVERYYNSIIYFKKYLKLRPEDLDAYWYLATAHDYNNGVQNALKTLDKIIKIDQQDINAYTYKADLFLRIKNYSDALAVYDEVVQLFPEFPGGYYGKAKILALQNKPKEAVANLRKAYLIDNEYIEYAYRDPAFHSISSSEEYLELSYEIGRGRL; encoded by the coding sequence ATGGAAGACCATACCAATCAAGAAAATAATTCAATCACCCTTGAGGTCCAACTAATACCTAAGGATTACTTTCGATTCAATCTAATTCGCATATGGACAAAGATGAAGTGGTTAATTCTTATAAGTATTTTCACTTTTATTATAGGTATCAATTATTTTATAGGAGAAGCTCCTCAAGTTTTTTTATTTTTTCTACCATCACTTTTTCTAATTTCTATCATTATTAATACTTATGTCGGTTCCAGAAAAAACGCAAATCAATATGGACATTTGCGTACATATACAATAAGCGATGAAGGAATCTCTTTTTATTCAGAATCTCTTGAAGAATCCTACAAATGGTCTGCAATTGAGGCACTCAAATATAAAGAGTATTTTATCTTATATATTGCTTCCAACAATGCACTTATTATCCCTTTCAGAAGTTTTCAGAGCTGGGATTCCCTTTACCAAGTCAAAAGGTATCTACCTATTAGGAATAAAAATAGAATTTGGAAGCAGGTAATATCTCCAGTTCTATACTTCGTAACGGCTTTAATTGGAATACTCGGAACTTCTTTTTTCTCAAGTTATCATTTAGCTGAACAAAATGAAAAAGCGTATAACTTAAATGAAAATGGAGAATATGAAAAAGCAATGAAAATTTTAGAAGAGATTTTAGAGAAAGATCCCGAAAATGATGTAGCCTTAAACAACAAAGGATGGGCGCTCAACGAATTAAATCGGAATAATGAAGCAGTAACGGTGCTTAAAAAAAGTATTGCAATTGAGCCAAATGACGCCTATGAATACGCGAACCTCGGGAATGCTTACTACGGATTGGGAAACTATAATGAAGCGATTAACGCTTACGAAACAGCTATTGATTTTGGCATTACAGAAGAAACAGCGAGTGCTTATTATGGACTTGCTGTTAGCTATTTCGATGTAGAAAGGTATTATAACTCCATTATATATTTTAAAAAGTATCTTAAGTTAAGGCCTGAGGACCTTGATGCATACTGGTACCTGGCAACAGCGCACGATTATAATAACGGTGTACAAAACGCACTAAAAACCCTCGATAAAATAATAAAGATCGACCAACAAGATATTAATGCGTACACATATAAAGCGGATCTCTTTCTTAGAATTAAGAATTATTCAGATGCATTAGCCGTTTATGATGAAGTTGTACAATTATTCCCAGAATTCCCCGGTGGGTATTATGGGAAAGCCAAAATCCTAGCGTTACAAAACAAACCTAAAGAAGCTGTTGCCAATCTTCGTAAAGCTTATTTAATCGATAATGAGTATATTGAATACGCTTATAGAGATCCAGCATTTCACTCTATAAGTTCCTCTGAGGAATATTTGGAACTTTCCTATGAGATCGGTAGAGGAAGATTATAA
- a CDS encoding PTS sugar transporter subunit IIA has product MSSFSFDESLILTDIDVSSKEEVIALLANNLCEKGFVKESYVAAVLKREQTYATGLPTNGCSVAIPHTDIEHVNKRAISLGIIKETVDFGIMGEQEDTTPVKLVFMLATDEEHSQLSLLQRLMLVFQDKELLLLLSTEKDKTKIKEIIEENLQLSLKGGE; this is encoded by the coding sequence ATGAGTTCGTTTAGCTTTGATGAATCACTGATTCTAACTGATATCGACGTTAGTAGTAAAGAAGAAGTTATAGCCTTATTGGCTAATAATTTGTGTGAAAAGGGGTTTGTGAAAGAAAGCTATGTAGCAGCTGTCCTTAAAAGAGAACAAACCTATGCAACAGGACTGCCAACCAATGGTTGTTCCGTTGCAATCCCGCACACAGATATCGAGCATGTTAACAAAAGGGCCATTAGCCTTGGGATAATCAAGGAGACAGTTGACTTCGGCATAATGGGAGAACAGGAAGATACGACCCCGGTTAAACTAGTGTTTATGCTAGCTACGGATGAAGAGCATTCACAGCTGTCTTTATTACAACGATTAATGCTAGTTTTTCAGGATAAAGAACTACTGCTTTTATTATCTACTGAAAAAGATAAAACAAAAATAAAAGAAATAATAGAAGAAAACTTACAACTTTCTCTGAAAGGGGGTGAATAA
- a CDS encoding DMT family transporter, producing MYPYILMIFVVIFYAGNILIGKAINELPPFTIAFFRLLVAFIVLFPIGFRSAWESRDTFIKYKKPLLIMTLTGITFFNTFIYGALQFTTASNVSVLESAIPVVTVLLSAWLLKEKLNHIQWVGILLSFIGALWVVMEGKLLQLTAIDWNIGDAIMIGAIGTWAVYSIFVKQYMHLFPSYAVLLVMTGISIIVLLPIVLIEWGFQGIPPLGSLNLVFSLMYLGIFPSFIALIFYNKAVHLLSASKASIFLNFLPVVTIAGAYIWLGEKITVMQIIGSLIVICGVFLTTQVKGKRRKNKEMTIRMKA from the coding sequence ATGTATCCCTACATACTAATGATTTTTGTCGTCATTTTTTATGCAGGTAATATTCTAATCGGTAAGGCTATTAATGAACTGCCTCCGTTTACCATTGCATTCTTTCGATTATTGGTTGCTTTTATCGTTTTATTCCCTATTGGTTTTCGCAGCGCGTGGGAATCACGTGACACATTTATAAAATATAAGAAGCCGTTATTGATCATGACGCTCACAGGGATTACTTTTTTTAACACTTTTATTTATGGAGCCCTACAATTCACAACTGCCTCTAATGTGTCCGTACTTGAATCCGCTATACCAGTCGTAACCGTCCTATTAAGTGCTTGGTTATTAAAAGAAAAATTGAACCATATTCAATGGGTTGGGATTCTGTTATCTTTCATCGGTGCTTTATGGGTTGTAATGGAAGGAAAATTACTTCAGCTAACGGCAATTGATTGGAATATTGGAGATGCCATAATGATTGGCGCTATTGGAACGTGGGCTGTTTATTCTATATTTGTAAAGCAATATATGCATCTATTTCCGTCCTATGCTGTCCTTCTTGTAATGACGGGAATCTCAATTATAGTTCTGTTACCAATTGTTCTTATCGAATGGGGCTTTCAAGGAATTCCTCCCTTAGGATCACTTAATCTTGTATTCAGTCTTATGTATCTGGGGATTTTTCCGTCTTTCATCGCCTTAATTTTTTATAACAAGGCTGTCCATTTATTAAGTGCTTCGAAAGCTTCTATATTTCTAAATTTTCTTCCCGTGGTTACGATAGCTGGAGCTTACATTTGGTTGGGCGAAAAAATTACAGTCATGCAAATTATAGGATCTCTAATCGTTATTTGTGGTGTGTTTCTGACAACACAAGTTAAGGGGAAACGAAGGAAAAACAAAGAAATGACGATTCGGATGAAAGCATAG
- the lepB gene encoding signal peptidase I, translated as MKRVVAVEGDTIASKGGIIYLNGEALEEPYAAGRSSYDDWGPLKIENEQLFVLGDNRFNSADSRLYGSISEEEVIGKVMYRYYSNDGFEFDHLDNKE; from the coding sequence TTGAAACGGGTTGTAGCGGTAGAAGGGGATACAATCGCCTCAAAAGGTGGAATCATTTATTTGAATGGAGAAGCGTTAGAGGAACCATATGCTGCTGGTAGATCGAGTTACGATGACTGGGGACCGTTGAAGATAGAAAACGAACAGTTATTTGTATTAGGAGATAATAGGTTTAATAGTGCAGATAGTCGATTATATGGAAGTATATCGGAAGAAGAGGTTATTGGAAAAGTTATGTATCGATATTATTCAAACGATGGATTTGAATTCGATCATTTAGACAATAAAGAGTAG
- a CDS encoding CBO0543 family protein encodes MEPHLIFMVVASIVLSLIAYLIPKKLKWYEIYTTSSFAVLFGLLVDTILAVKYKIYVLDKAGIQIGPLIGQVIMYSTTSAIILNTFPYNRPVKYKIIYILCFSFLTVILETIALKCGFIKYNEWKMWYSALCYPFLIYFLVLHLKFFQRIVKKSF; translated from the coding sequence ATGGAGCCACATTTGATCTTTATGGTAGTAGCAAGCATTGTTTTATCGCTAATTGCATATCTTATCCCCAAAAAATTAAAGTGGTATGAAATTTATACCACTTCTTCATTTGCTGTTCTTTTTGGCCTTTTAGTTGATACCATATTAGCTGTAAAGTATAAGATTTATGTGCTTGATAAGGCAGGAATTCAAATCGGTCCTCTTATTGGGCAGGTTATTATGTATTCTACAACCAGTGCGATTATACTGAATACTTTTCCTTACAATAGGCCAGTAAAATACAAGATCATCTATATTCTATGTTTTTCTTTCCTTACTGTAATTTTGGAGACAATTGCTCTTAAGTGTGGCTTTATTAAATATAATGAATGGAAAATGTGGTATTCCGCATTATGTTACCCATTTCTCATTTATTTTCTCGTTTTACATCTCAAGTTTTTTCAGCGTATAGTGAAGAAAAGTTTTTAG
- a CDS encoding zinc-binding dehydrogenase, producing MKALVKTELGFGNLEILDVEEPKVGKDQVKILVKYAGICGSDVHTYEGNYKVATPVTLGHEFSGVVVEVGEYVTEFKIGDRVTSETTFEICGECEYCATKDYNLCNNRKGLGSQQNGGFTKYLVARKESVHKLPDHVDYQSAAMTEPLACTYHAAEKTSINKGDVVVVLGPGPIGLLMAQVAKSRGAKVIITGLDHDQVRLNKAEELGIDLAVNIQQQDVKGLVNELTNGYGANVVFECSGAVPAVKMGLDLLRKKGQYVQVGIFANAEILVNFENIIQKEIRVVGSRSQKSSDWDPSLALMNENLVNTEKLVTHEFDITQWDDAYNKIKSGEAIKVLLTTSE from the coding sequence ATGAAAGCTCTAGTCAAAACAGAACTCGGATTTGGAAACCTAGAGATTCTAGATGTAGAGGAACCTAAGGTTGGTAAAGACCAGGTCAAAATATTAGTAAAATATGCTGGGATTTGCGGATCTGATGTTCATACGTATGAAGGGAATTATAAAGTGGCAACTCCTGTCACTTTGGGGCATGAATTTTCAGGAGTAGTAGTTGAAGTTGGGGAATATGTAACGGAATTTAAAATAGGAGATCGAGTAACATCAGAAACAACATTTGAAATCTGTGGAGAATGCGAGTATTGCGCAACAAAGGACTACAATTTATGTAACAACAGAAAAGGATTAGGTTCCCAGCAAAATGGCGGTTTTACGAAATATTTAGTCGCGCGTAAGGAAAGTGTCCATAAATTACCTGATCATGTTGATTACCAATCTGCGGCAATGACAGAGCCCTTAGCATGCACGTACCATGCAGCGGAAAAAACAAGTATTAACAAAGGGGATGTTGTTGTTGTTTTAGGACCTGGACCAATCGGTTTACTAATGGCACAAGTGGCAAAAAGCCGAGGAGCAAAAGTAATTATTACAGGCTTGGATCATGATCAAGTTCGGTTAAATAAAGCAGAGGAACTCGGAATTGACCTTGCTGTGAATATCCAACAGCAAGATGTAAAAGGATTAGTAAATGAATTAACAAATGGTTATGGTGCGAATGTGGTATTTGAATGTTCAGGTGCAGTACCAGCTGTGAAAATGGGCTTAGATCTGTTAAGAAAAAAGGGGCAATATGTGCAAGTAGGTATATTTGCGAATGCTGAAATTCTGGTGAACTTTGAAAATATTATTCAAAAAGAAATTAGAGTAGTTGGAAGCAGAAGCCAAAAATCAAGTGATTGGGATCCATCCCTAGCATTAATGAACGAGAATCTTGTGAATACGGAAAAACTGGTAACTCATGAGTTTGATATCACACAGTGGGATGATGCTTACAATAAAATTAAAAGTGGGGAAGCAATAAAAGTACTTTTAACGACTTCTGAATAG
- a CDS encoding helix-turn-helix domain-containing protein encodes MDRVYLSTLETVCKVLDIDIQELIEVE; translated from the coding sequence GTGGACAGAGTTTATCTATCAACATTAGAAACAGTATGCAAAGTGTTAGATATCGACATTCAGGAGTTAATCGAGGTGGAGTAG
- a CDS encoding PTS sugar transporter subunit IIB encodes MAKKKQVLVACGAGVATSTVVNGAIEEMAKENNLNIDLVQIKIAEVGGYVETADLLVTTAMTKKEYPFPVINARSFLTGIGTEDTKKQILDELQK; translated from the coding sequence GTGGCGAAAAAGAAACAAGTCTTAGTAGCCTGTGGAGCAGGTGTTGCAACATCTACTGTTGTAAACGGTGCTATCGAAGAAATGGCGAAAGAAAATAATCTTAACATTGATCTCGTACAAATCAAAATTGCGGAAGTTGGCGGATATGTCGAAACAGCTGATTTACTAGTAACAACTGCAATGACCAAAAAAGAGTATCCATTCCCTGTCATTAATGCACGTTCATTCTTAACAGGTATAGGTACGGAAGATACAAAAAAGCAGATTTTAGATGAGCTTCAAAAGTAA